GCGGCCTGTTCAAACAACTGCGCCAGGTTTTCACCCCAGGCAGAAAAGGCGCAGTCCGAAGGAGCGATCTCTTCATCAAAGCAATAGCCCCTGCTCACTGCTTTTCCTTCTTTTTTCGCTGTTGCTTGTAAAAAACCGCCAGGCCGATCAGAAATCCAATCAACGCTGAAATCAGGATCAGTACAGCCTGTGAGGTCTCGAGCTTGAAAAACAGAAAGTGTACGTAAGCCGGCGCACTGTTGGCAACCAGGAACAATACGAGATAGATCAAAAGAATCAGGATGATAATATATTTGGCGTTCATCGTCCTCCCTCGATAAAAATTGCATTGCCTACAACTATCGCAACAAAAAAAGCGGGCCGATGTTCAGCCCGCTCGAGAGTATCTTTTCGCTCTAATAAAGTTCGATACAATCGACCGGGCAGACCGCAACGCAGTGCGAGTCGCCTTCCTGATCCTCGCACTCATTACATACTTCGGGATCG
The window above is part of the Candidatus Zixiibacteriota bacterium genome. Proteins encoded here:
- a CDS encoding DUF1049 domain-containing protein translates to MNAKYIIILILLIYLVLFLVANSAPAYVHFLFFKLETSQAVLILISALIGFLIGLAVFYKQQRKKKEKQ